A window from Eubalaena glacialis isolate mEubGla1 chromosome 1, mEubGla1.1.hap2.+ XY, whole genome shotgun sequence encodes these proteins:
- the SPEG gene encoding striated muscle preferentially expressed protein kinase isoform X4, whose product MKLSPGQNRRSSDTGSKAPPTFKVSLMDQSVREGQDVTMSICVQGEPKPVVSWLRNRQPVRPDQRRFAEEAEGGLCQLRILAAERGDAGFYTCKAVNEYGARQCEACLEVRGE is encoded by the exons ATGAAGCTTAGTCCTGGCCAGAACCGCCGTTCCTCCGACACTGGCTCCAAGGCGCCCCCCACCTTCAAG GTCTCACTTATGGACCAGTCAGTAAGAGAAGGCCAAGATGTCACCATGAGCATCTGTGTGCAGGGCGAGCCCAAGCCGGTGGTCTCCTG GCTGAGAAACCGTCAGCCCGTGCGCCCAGACCAGCGGCGCTTCGCCGAGGAGGCAGAGGGTGGGCTTTGCCAGCTTCGGATCCTGGCCGCTGAGCGGGGCGACGCCGGCTTCTACACTTGCAAGGCGGTTAACGAATATGGCGCTCGGCAGTGCGAGGCGTGCCTGGAGGTCAGAG GCGAGTGA